One Littorina saxatilis isolate snail1 linkage group LG1, US_GU_Lsax_2.0, whole genome shotgun sequence genomic window carries:
- the LOC138966751 gene encoding myoneurin-like gives MTDLKEENGRVMSSQSSDIIYSEFVHIIPEHETDLCHKLYQQWQDGSHCDLRISVKGGELHAHACIVAAFSPKLKVLLDSSAQLSSPSTEIFIQLTFELTVIRCLLNMMYTGVLSFNSAMLPSVMSTARWLQMNEVVRLCQEFREVTGDSNGEAMLTDDAVLCEVDSENVKTEQTFSSQGNADLQTLLSQEALECVSAQIEPSQNLNRTEDPGNNSKASQLNSKQPSKASRRRTNSPRSSRRVKEKVKIQATSAKQKKKEADSLKTEEVTKDNPAETTEGDLQIVEKVAISVPEGAPSTNKISEEFEARAKPSKYIKKCNTRRYQRSREEGRDRRTRKQLKTPAAPNPGESRTATSYKDGTSLSKELSLPSAGQLENSFIIERDPDEVDFAMGKTSSINCKRCLYKFTSIDEYFRHVADHPTFSCDICVMKYYRKSNLTRHMRTNHSSLYYLCCKKCEFFAKTENSLRAHFRAIHKDSKPFECEQPGCTYSAWKFHFLNKHSEIHSEVKHYMCNKCGQGFAQYAGLSSHQRACFHLQQYLCDLCGQSFNHIQSLRAHRRSIHLGEKPYLCKTCGNQFSDQRNLKRHMLIHDNKFPFQCPICRQKYRHSNSLKAHLKKHGDASVDLNLVGIAKNAQRGQQKKKAGAYRRSAAAQETAGSVETAEQRSEIGEVYLSEASATFSSNVDGVILQGEVVQSDKPLVAGEAMNLDSKTSLQCDTQLLEQLSSVADSSGSTITTIIPVIVTDPSIVTQVDSALISSGLGVQTVDIAQVENLTEESFLSIPSVSGASSSKLNPVNDVETVGVYNVKIVSGTSASVQCSTQESVMKLEQVEEGEGFCSDKKLKGQSSFGLQTLAEICFNSSS, from the exons ATGACTG ACCTTAAAGAAGAAAACGGCAGAGTTATGTCCAGCCAGTCATCAGATATCATCTATTCTGAGTTTGTCCACATTATTCCAGAACATGAAACAGATCTTTGCCACAAGCTCTACCAGCAGTGGCAAGATGGCTCTCACTGTGATCTCCGCATTTCTGTCAAGGGGGGAGAACTGCATGCCCATGCATGCATCGTGGCGGCTTTTAGTCCCAAACTCAAAGTTCTTCTGGATAGTTCTGCTCAGTTATCATCACCCTCCACTGAGATTTTCATTCAGCTGACATTTGAACTAACTGTCATCCGATGCCTGTTGAACATGATGTACACTGGGGTGCTAAGCTTCAACTCTGCAATGCTGCCCTCTGTGATGTCGACAGCTCGCTGGCTGCAGATGAACGAGGTGGTCCGTCTTTGTCAGGAGTTCAGAGAGGTCACAGGGGATAGTAATGGTGAAGCCATGCTTACAGATGACGCTGTGTTGTGTGAGGTCGACTCAGAGAATGTGAAAACCGAACAAACGTTCTCCAGTCAAGGTAATGCAGACTTGCAGACTCTCTTGTCTCAAGAGGCCCTTGAGTGTGTATCAGCGCAGATTGAACCCTCACAAAACTTGAACAGAACTGAAGATCCTGGGAATAACAGCAAAGCAAGTCAATTAAATTCAAAACAACCTAGCAAGGCAAGTCGCAGAAGAACAAATTCTCCAAGATCGTCCAGACGGGTCAAAGAAAAGGTGAAAATACAAGCCACATCTGCAAAGCAGAAGAAAAAGGAAGCTGACAGCTTGAAAACTGAAGAAGTCACAAAAGACAACCCTGCAGAAACAACAGAAGGGGACCTTCAAATTGTGGAAAAAGTGGCTATTTCAGTTCCTGAAGGTGCACCATCCACTAACAAGATTTCTGAAGAGTTTGAGGCAAGAGCAAAGCCATCAAAGTACATTAAAAAATGCAACACGCGTCGTTACCAACGCTCAAGGGAGGAAGGTCGTGACCGCCGAACAAGGAAGCAATTGAAGACACCAGCTGCACCTAACCCTGGTGAATCCAGAACTGCAACATCTTACAAAGACGGAACTTCTTTATCCAAGGAACTTTCTTTGCCCTCTGCAGGTCAGCTCGAAAATTCTTTCATCATAGAAAGAGACCCAGACGAAGTGGACTTTGCTATGGGGAAAACAAGCTCCATCAACTGCAAGCGCTGCCTGTACAAATTCACAAGCATTGATGAATACTTCCGTCACGTTGCCGATCATCCCACCTTCTCATGCGACATCTGTGTGATGAAATACTACCGCAAGTCGAACCTAACACGCCACATGCGAACCAATCACTCGTCTCTTTACTATCTGTGTTGCAAgaaatgcgagttttttgcaaAGACCGAAAACAGCCTGCGAGCTCACTTCCGAGCGATTCATAAGGACAGCAAACCGTTTGAGTGTGAGCAGCCAGGGTGTACCTACTCAGCCTGGAAGTTTCACTTTCTCAACAAACACTCTGAAATACACAG TGAGGTGAAACACTACATGTGCAACAAGTGTGGACAGGGCTTCGCACAGTACGCAGGGCTCTCGTCACACCAGCGTGCCTGCTTCCATCTCCAGCAGTATCTCTGCGATCTCTGCGGCCAGTCTTTCAACCATATCCAGTCCCTGCGTGCCCATCGCCGCAGCATACACTTGGGAGAGAAACCTTACCTGTGCAAAACCTGCGGAAACCAGTTCAGCGATCAGAGAAATTTAAAACGTCACATGCTTATCCACGACAACAAGTTCCCCTTCCAGTGTCCCATCTGCAGGCAGAAGTACCGCCACTCCAACTCCCTGAAAGCTCACCTGAAGAAACACGGTGATGCCAGCGTGGACCTGAACTTGGTGGGCATAGCTAAGAATGCTCAGCGTGgacaacagaaaaagaaagctGGAGCTTACAGGAGGTCAGCAGCTGCGCAGGAGACAGCTGGCAGTGTTGAAACTGCAGAGCAAAGATCTGAAATAGGAGAGGTGTACTTAAGCGAAGCCTCAGCAACTTTCAGTTCGAATGTTGACGGTGTTATTCTTCAGGGGGAGGTCGTCCAATCAGATAAGCCCTTAGTAGCAGGTGAGGCTATGAATCTGGATTCTAAAACCAGTTTGCAGTGTGACACACAGTTGCTAGAACAGCTCAGTTCAGTAGCAGATTCCTCTGGTTCCACCATTACAACGATCATCCCTGTTATAGTCACAGATCCGAGCATCGTCACGCAAGTTGATTCCGCCCTCATCTCTTCAGGGCTGGGGGTACAGACAGTTGACATTGCCCAGGTTGAAAATCTCACAGAAGAGAGCTTTTTAAGTATACCATCTGTTTCTGGTGCAAGCTCATCTAAGCTCAATCCTGTGAATGACGTTGAAACTGTAGGTGTGTACAATGTGAAAATCGTATCAGGTACCTCTGCAAGTGTTCAGTGCTCGACACAAGAGTCTGTGATGAAACTTGAACAGGTTGAAGAGGGAGAGGGGTTCTGCAGTGATAAGAAATTGAAAGGGCAGAGTAGTTTTGGTCTTCAAACTCTGGCGGAAATCTGCTTTAATTCATCAAGTTGA
- the LOC138966734 gene encoding sodium-dependent phosphate transport protein 2B-like has product MENGKDKRAYLNEAYTPDELEDSKRPANGQASAGKLPSYEQATALSIEDDHAKDKEGKEAEEVDPWALPELKSTDTPWAELTPPRRVLRVIWYIARFFILLGLLYMFICSLDILSSAFNLLGGKAAGEALSNTVLFSNPIAGMMLGVLATVLVQSSSTSTSIVVSMVSAGLLNVGNAIPMMMGANIGTTVTNTIVAMGQSADRGDFRRAFAAATVHDMFNWLSVLVFLPLEWVSGYLRRLTTLIVENIPDNTNTTAENPEFLKAITKPLTERVVLLDTSKIRQIALGQDINGSLIKDGDHIFNGWTGSDAASGGILLAASLLLLCVCLVLIVKLLTSLLKGAIASLLQRFINSDLPGPFKYLTGCLAILVGAGMTILVQSSSIFTSAITPLVGIGAIHIDRMYPLTLGSNIGTTVTGILAALASDPTGFKNSFQVALCHLFFNISGILVWYPVPFMRKIPISLAKVMGQTVFKYRWFALCYLVLLYFLVPLAVFGLSLAGWEVLLGVGLPIFVFIVVIVIINVLQTKKPEVLPAKLRSWEATGLPEPLRSLAPIDRVFQRMRGVCTCCKTTPEADDLEAETIGQGQRNGSVKKDTEQNGHIESSRL; this is encoded by the exons ATGGAG AACGGAAAGGACAAGCGAGCATACCTCAACGAAGCTTACACGCCGGACGAACTTGAAGACTCCAAACGTCCAGCCAATGGCCAGGCCTCAGCAGGAAAGCTTCCCTCCTACGAACAGGCCACAGCGCTGTCCATCGAAGATGACCATGCCAAGGACAAGGAGGGGAAAGAGGCCGAGGAAGTTGACCCCTGGGCGTTGCCTGAACTGAAGAGCACGGACACACCGTGGGCAG AGTTGACCCCGCCACGCAGAGTGTTGCGCGTGATATGGTACATCGCCCGGTTCTTCATCCTGCTCGGGCTGCTCTACATGTTCATCTGTTCCCTGGACATCCTCAGTTCTGCTTTTAATCTGCTGGGAG GCAAGGCAGCGGGAGAGGCTCTGAGCAACACAGTGCTGTTCTCCAACCCCATTGCTGGCATGATGCTGGGTGTGCTGGCCACGGTGCTGGTACAGAGctcctccacctccacctccatcGTTGTCTCCATGGTGTCCGCTGGCT TGCTCAACGTTGGCAATGCCATACCGATGATGATGGGGGCCAACATAGGAACCACAGTGACCAACACTATTGTGGCCATGGGGCAGTCTGCGGATAGAGGGGACTTCAG ACGGGCGTTCGCAGCAGCGACGGTTCACGACATGTTCAACTGGCTGAGTGTATTGGTGTTTCTACCCTTGGAGTGGGTCTCTGGCTACTTGCGTCGCTTGACCACCCTCATCGTGGAGAACATCCCGGACAATACTAACACTACTGCAGAAAACCCCGAGTTCCTCAAAGCCATCACCAAGCCTCTGACTGAGAGAGTGGTGCTG CTTGACACGTCCAAGATTCGCCAGATAGCGTTGGGACAGGATATCAACGGTAGTCTGATTAAAGATG GTGATCACATCTTCAATGGCTGGACAGGAAGTGACGCAGCTTCTGGCGGAATCCTATTGGCTGCTTCGCTTCTCCTGCTGTGCGTATGTCTGGTGCTGATCGTCAAACTGCTGACGTCATTGTTAAAAGGGGCCATTGCCTCGCTTCTGCAGCGTTTCATCAACTCGGATTTGCCTGGCCCCTTTAAATATCTCACTGGATGTTTGGCTATTCTG GTGGGAGCAGGCATGACGATCCTGGTACAGAGTAGTTCCATCTTCACCTCGGCCATCACTCCTCTGGTGGGGATTGGTGCCATCCACATTGACAGGATGTACCCCCTCACTCTCGGCTCCAACATCGGCACCACTGTCACAGGCATACTGGCCGCTCTGGCATCGGATCCTACTGGTTTCAAGAACTCTTTTCAG GTGGCCCTATGTCATCTGTTCTTCAACATCTCGGGCATCTTGGTGTGGTATCCTGTGCCCTTCATGAGGAAGATCCCTATCAGCCTGGCCAAGGTGATGGGACAGACGGTCTTCAAGTACCGCTGGTTCGCCCTCTGCTACCTCGTCTTGCTCTACTTCCTCGTCCCCCTCGCCGTCTTTGGACTCTCCCTGGCTGGATGGGAG GTACTACTCGGAGTGGGCTTACCCATCTTCGTTTTCATCGTCGTGATTGTCATTATCAACGTTCTCCAGACGAAGAAACCGGAGGTGCTTCCAGCAAAACTTCGCTCCTGGGAGGCTACGGGTCTCCCCGAACCTCTTCGCAGTCTTGCACCCATCGACCGCGTCTTTCAGCGCATGCGCGGAGTTTGCACGTGCTGCAAGACGACCCCGGAAGCTGATGACCTTGAGGCGGAGACAATAGGCCAAGGTCAAAGAAACGGAAGCGTGAAAAAAGACACAGAGCAAAACGGACATATTGAATCATCACGACTTTAG